One segment of Carya illinoinensis cultivar Pawnee chromosome 13, C.illinoinensisPawnee_v1, whole genome shotgun sequence DNA contains the following:
- the LOC122292489 gene encoding pentatricopeptide repeat-containing protein At5g01110: protein MQPRQLFHFQMATQRLLSPRPTLRVLTFFFTIPPFHDQAHSNGLHSHSSPPNPDPNHGLRALQTQDQPDSIPPLADSFLVEKMLFCLKQGNSDSLRNYLFVLNPLLVVEVLYRCHGNLLLSQRFIDLVLLNCPNFKHSSQSLSAMVHVLVSSRRLSDAQSLVLRMVRKSGVLRVEVVESLALVCDRLGSNSSVFDLLIRTYVQARKLREGSEAFRLLRSKGFHVSINACNSLLGGLVKVGWVDLAWEVYGEVVKSGVGLNVYTLNIMVNALCKDGKIDSVDVFLSDMKEKGVFPDIVTYNTLINAYCREGLIDEAFEVMNSMSDKGLKPGLFTYNAIINGLCKNRKYGRAKVVLEEMLHNGLCPDTATYNTLLVESCRKDNISESEEIFNEMLRRGVVPDLVSFSSLIGVFMRNGHLGKALLHFGNMKKASLVPDSVIYTILIDGYCRNGTMSEALKMRDEMLERGCVMDVVTYNTILNGLCREKMLADANELFNEMVERGVFPDFYTFTTLIHGYCKVGNMTKALGLFETMMQRNLKPDIVTFNTLIDGFCKLGEMEKAEELWDDMISRGISPNHISYGILINGFCSMGHVSEAFRLWDEMVEKGIKPSIVTCNTVVKGYCRSGNALKADDFLSKMMSKGVVPDSITYNTLINGFVKEENMDKAFVLINKMERQGLLPDIITYNVILNGFCREGRMKEAELILQKMIEKGINPDRSTYTSLINGHVNQDNLKAAFQFHDEMLQRGYVPDDKF, encoded by the coding sequence ATGCAACCCAGGCAACTCTTCCACTTTCAAATGGCCACTCAACGGCTACTTTCCCCAAGACCCACTCTCAGAGTCCTCACATTCTTCTTCACAATACCACCATTCCACGACCAAGCTCATTCTAATGGACTTCACTCCCACTCTTCTCCACCAAACCCTGATCCTAACCACGGCCTCAGAGCCCTTCAAACCCAGGACCAACCAGATTCAATTCCTCCTCTAGCAGATTCTTTCTTGGTTGAGAAGATGCTGTTCTGTTTAAAACAAGGTAATTCCGATTCATTGCGCAATTATCTGTTTGTGTTAAACCCTTTACTTGTGGTTGAAGTTCTTTACCGGTGTCATGGAAATTTGCTTCTGAGTCAGAGATTCATTGACTTAGTTTTGTTGAATTGTCCAAATTTTAAGCATTCGTCGCAATCTTTGAGTGCAATGGTTCACGTTTTGGTAAGTAGCCGGAGGCTTTCGGATGCGCAGTCTTTGGTTCTTAGAATGGTACGGAAGAGTGGCGTATTGCGGGTTGAGGTTGTTGAATCGTTGGCTTTGGTGTGTGACCGATTGGGGTCCAATTCATCGgtttttgatttgttgattaGGACCTATGTGCAGGCTAGGAAGTTAAGGGAAGGGTCTGAGGCATTTCGTTTGTTGAGAAGTAAAGGGTTTCATGTTTCTATCAATGCCTGCAATAGTCTTCTTGGTGGGCTTGTGAAGGTAGGGTGGGTTGATTTGGCATGGGAGGTATATGGGGAAGTTGTTAAGAGTGGTGTTGGTTTGAATGTTTATACACTAAATATTATGGTTAATGCATTATGTAAAGATGGGAAAATTGATAGTGTCGACGTGTTCTTGTCGGACATGAAAGAGAAGGGGGTTTTTCCAGATATTGTGACATATAATACACTAATCAATGCATATTGCCGTGAAGGGCTAATAGATGAAGCTTTTGAGGTAATGAACTCAATGTCGGATAAGGGGTTGAAACCAGGCCTTTTCACTTATAATGCTATCATAAATGGTTTATGTAAGAACAGAAAGTACGGAAGAGCAAAGGTAGTATTGGAGGAGATGTTGCATAACGGGTTGTGTCCTGATACTGCTACGTATAACACATTGCTTGTGGAGAGTTGCAGAAAGGATAATATTTCAGAATCTGAAGAGATTTTTAATGAAATGCTGCGTCGTGGTGTTGTTCCTGATTTAGTTAGCTTTAGTTCACTTATTGGGGTTTTTATGAGGAATGGGCATCTTGGTAAGGCATTGTTGCATTTCGGAAATATGAAGAAAGCTAGCTTGGTTCCagatagtgtcatctatacgaTTCTTATAGATGGGTATTGCAGAAATGGCACAATGTCAGAGGCATTAAAGATGCGGGATGAAATGCTTGAGCGGGGTTGTGTTATGGATGTGGTTACATACAACACCATTTTGAATGGGCTGTGCCGTGAGAAGATGCTAGCTGATGCAAATGAGCTGTTCAACGAGATGGTAGAAAGGGGTGTCTTTCCTGATTTCTACACTTTCACCACTCTCATTCATGGGTATTGCAAGGTTGGGAATATGACTAAAGCACTTGGCTTGTTTGAGACAATGATGCAGAGGAATCTCAAGCCTGACATAGTGACGTTCAATACATTAATTGATGGGTTTTGCAAATTAGGTGAAATGGAGAAAGCTGAGGAGTTATGGGATGATATGATCTCTAGAGGGATTTCTCCCAATCACATTTCCTATGGCATTCTCATTAATGGATTTTGTAGTATGGGGCATGTATCTGAGGCTTTCAGGTTGTGGGACGAGATGGTTGAAAAAGGTATCAAACCCTCTATAGTTACATGCAACACTGTTGTAAAGGGCTATTGCCGGTCAGGTAATGCATTGAAGGCAGATGACTTCTTGAGCAAGATGATGTCAAAAGGAGTTGTTCCTGATAGCATTACTTATAACACTCTTATCAATGGTTTCGTAAAAGAAGAGAATATGGACAAAGCTTTTGTTTTGATAAACAAGATGGAGAGACAAGGACTATTGCCTGACATTATTACATATAATGTAATTTTGAATGGGTTTTGTAGAGAAGGTAGAATGAAAGAGGCCGAACTGATATTGCAGAAGATGATTGAGAAAGGCATAAATCCTGATAGATCCACCTACACCTCATTGATAAATGGGCATGTGAACCAGGACAATCTGAAGGCGGCATTTCAGTTCCATGATGAAATGTTACAAAGGGGATATGTTCCAGATGATAAATTCTAA
- the LOC122291125 gene encoding protein FAR-RED ELONGATED HYPOCOTYL 3-like, whose product MLATLPTLHRKDGVIATYHVEDEVNIDDFIKEVTHTVYFNEAEYEVKCSCTLFEMRVIMCRHVLGIMRVYKIHSMPKKYILDQWRKDIKGTYTLIRSSYDIVNERPEVSRYSRIIKKCYQVVTNAASCDEHIEDMLAKLDAMNLGYRTNKPAHQTISKVAVTTTDTMIVGSSKKVLSLIVVRGKCRLPTLRKNSMIERVKPKANKATQKGKRKQLHGIEWKVVGTCRNLFGQIDVGTQQSVPVQMQLGVGGTQLDSLTGSQP is encoded by the exons ATGCTTGCAACTCTTCCAACTCTACACCGAAAAGATGGTGTAATTGCAACGTAccatgtagaagatgaagtgaaTATTGATGATTTCATCAAGGAGGTGACCCACACAGTGTATTTTAATGAGGCCGAATACGAAGTGAAGTGTTCATGTAccttgtttgagatgagagtGATAATGTGTAGACATGTATTAGGCATTATGAGAGTTTACAAAATCCATTCAATGCCAAAAAAGTACATACTAGATCAATGGAGGAAAGACATAAAAGGAACATACACTCTTATACGAAGTAGTTATGACATAGTTAATGAGAGGCCTGAAGTGAGCAGATATTCACGTATCATCAAAAAATGCTACCAAGTAGTCACAAATGCAGCTTCATGTGATGAACATATTGAGGATATGCTAGCTAAGTTAGATGCAATGAACTTAGGCTACCGCACCAACAAGCCGGCCCATCAAACCATTTCAAAGGTTGCAGTTACAACTACCGATACAATGATAGTTGGGAGTTCTAAGAAAGTACTGAGTCTCATTGTAGTGAGGGGAAAATGCAGACTGCCAACTCTCAGAAAAAATTCAATGATTGAGAGAGTGAAACCCAAGGCGAATAAGGCTACTCAGAAGGGCAAACGTAAACAG CTGCATGGAATAGAATGGAAAGTTGTTGGAACTTGTAGGAATTTATTTGGACAAATAGATGTTGGGACACAACAAAGTGTTCCTGTTCAG ATGCAACTTGGGGTTGGTGGAACCCAATTGGATAGCTTGACTGGCTCACAACCGTGA
- the LOC122291123 gene encoding protein FAR1-RELATED SEQUENCE 4-like, with product MSTPSINDTVEPKDADQSRLQNTMHTEGVDIVEEPKLRMVFKYENELLSYYKRYEQQCGFRVMTQMSHRFEDESVKYVTLGCACGEKARNRTTNVARPHSTSKTDYKEMINVMFEKWVLKVSSVNNSHNHYLSPQKSRFFHCNREVSEYVKRVLDINDQVGIRMNKKGTRVLPLLYKKQTWLTYMDGEAPKAIITNQDRVMNNAISLVFPNSQHKFCLWHILKKLPEKLGLHGAYKTELKSQLLNCDCVYDSHTIEEFEGSWEVLITKYNLQKNAWLKSLYAERTYWALVFMKEVLWAGMSTTQQSESINAFFYGYVHAKTNLKEFVDQFNNALKKKIENESEADFY from the exons ATGTCTACACCCTCTATTAATGACACTGTTGAACCCAAAGATGCCGATCAGTCCAGGCTACAAAATACTATGCATACTGAGGGGGTAGATATTGTTGAGGAGCCGAAGTTGAGAATGGtgtttaaatatgaaaatgagttactTTCTTATTATAAAAGATATGAGCAACAATGTGGTTTTAGAGTAATGACACAAATGAGTCATAGATTTGAGGATGAGAGCGTTAAATATGTCACATTGGGTTGTGCTTGTGGTGAGAAGGCACGAAACCGTACGACAAATGTCGCTAGGCCACATTCGACATCAAAGACAGACTATAAGGAAATGATAAATGTTATGTTTGAAAAATGGGTGTTGAAGGTGTCAAGTGTTAACAATTCCCATAATCACTACCTAAGTCCACAAAAGTCAAGATTCTTTCACTGCAATAGAGAAGTAAGCGAGTATGTTAAGAGAGTGTTAGATATAAATGATCAGGTTGGGATCAGAATGAACAAGAAAGGCACAAGAGTTTTGCCTCTCTTGTACAAGAAGCAG ACTTGGTTGACCTATATGGATGGTGAAGCTCCCAAGGCTATTATCACAAATCAAGATAGAGTCATGAATAATGCAATAAGTCTCGTCTTTCCAAACAGTCAACACAAATTTTGCTTATGgcacatattgaaaaaattgCCTGAGAAGCTAGGtttacatggtgcatacaaAACTGAGTTGAAAAGTCAATTGCTAAACTGTGACTGTGTGTATGACTCTCACACAATAGAGGAGTTTGAGGGGTCTTGGGAAGTGTTAATTACAAAGTACAACTTGCAGAAGAATGCTTGGTTGAAGAGTTTATACGCTGAGCGTACGTATTGGGCACTGGTGTTCATGAAAGAAGTTTTATGGGCaggaatgagtacaacccaacAAAGCGAGAGCATAAATGCTTTTTTTTACGGGTATGTTCATGCTAAGacaaacttaaaagagtttgtCGATCAGTTCAATAATGcattgaagaagaagattgagaatgaaagtGAGGCAGACTTCTACTAA
- the LOC122291122 gene encoding uncharacterized protein LOC122291122 codes for MGNAVSPCFQGNPSSSVKLIFWEGTTRILTGSKHIAGEIMFEFPEKMVCHSDSFFIGHPVPALGIEDKLMSGQTYFVLPIDRFACDVISASSLAAFGSSPKNSPINFGDCAQPFQYIKGADGRVLIKVVPEFITRLITTSGNNREINGSCSSPLCSTPELQKHYEQLVVSKEQLWSPKLETISEHKVRFSPCRFIGLELKQKEKVIKG; via the coding sequence ATGGGAAATGCAGTGTCTCCATGTTTCCAAGGAAACCCTAGCTCCTCCGTGAAGCTAATATTCTGGGAAGGAACCACGAGAATCCTCACCGGATCAAAACATATTGCCGGAGAGATCATGTTCGAGTTCCCCGAAAAAATGGTTTGCCATTCAGACTCATTCTTTATCGGCCACCCGGTCCCTGCCTTGGGCATAGAAGACAAACTCATGAGTGGCCAAACCTACTTTGTTCTTCCCATCGATCGCTTTGCATGCGATGTCATCTCGGCCTCTTCTCTTGCAGCCTTCGGTTCAAGCCCTAAAAATTCACCCATCAATTTCGGGGACTGCGCCCAGCCGTTTCAGTACATAAAGGGTGCGGACGGAAGGGTTTTAATCAAGGTCGTGCCGGAGTTCATAACAAGGCTTATAACAACGTCAGGAAATAATAGGGAAATTAATGGATCGTGCAGTAGTCCCCTTTGTAGCACGCCTGAGTTGCAGAAGCACTATGAACAGCTTGTTGTGTCTAAGGAACAACTTTGGTCACCTAAGCTTGAAACCATATCAGAGCACAAGGTTAGGTTCTCACCCTGCAGATTTATAGGGTTGGAGTtgaaacagaaagaaaaagtaATTAAGGGGTAA